TGCAAAAATCCCTTAAGGAAAGAATGGTATCCAATAAAGGATACAACACAATTGGCTATCCAGTACCATTAATACAGGCTAGGAAAGTAGCCTTTCACATCAAAACTCTCTATTTGGAGAATCTGTGAGGTGTTGAGGTTTATCAGGTGATTAAGAGCGCCAATTTACTGGAGCCTTTCACTTGAGTAACCAGCAGGAAATTTCTGTGCTTGACAGGCACCCAATTTAGTTAGTACAGGCGTAATTAATCTGAAAATATACGAAGGGATTCTGCCTAATTGGCTGAACCGGCATGTTATACAGAAAGATTCTGCCTATCTACCTGGTCTGAGGTGTTATACGGAAAACATCCAACTAATCACTACCAGGGGGTGTTATATGGAAATTTTCAGTCTAATAATAGTTAGACGCCAGTGGCAAACATATGGCTCATCCGACCAACGCTGAACTAATCGAGAATGCCACAGATTCTCTCCAGCACGGGGCGGTAGTGCGCTATCCTAAACATTTATTACAGCATCGAACTATTCTTGAAGGCACGGCTTTCGCAGGCCCAACCACTTCTTATATACTGGCCCTTGACAATCGAACCCCTCCTCACAGTTGCCCCAAAAGCAAACGCTTATATTAAGGAGAGAAAAATGTCGAACCATTTTACTGGACTCAATCTTGGACCGCCTCTTGGGGACCAAAGACTCGACCTCTGCGACCTCTACGCCTTCCAGTCGCCCACTGACTCATCGAGGACCGTGATCATCCTCAATGCAAATCCGACTGCCGACGCACTCCATCCCGACGCTATCTACCGCCTCAACATTGACAACGACGGAGACTGCCTGACGGACATCGCCATCAGTTACGTGTTCTCGCCACCGCAAAACGGTATGCAGACTGTAAGCGTCTTCGTGGCAAAAGGCGCGGAATCTCGGTCGGTCGAAGCTGTTGGGACGAAGATCATCGCCGACGCCGAGGTCTCCTTCGATGCCAAACCCAACATCGTCAAGTCCGGTGCCTACACGTTCTTCGCCGGTACTCGTAGCGACGCTTTCTTTTTTGACTTTGACGGAATCAAGAGTCTATTCGATACCTCGGGCGGCAGAAATTTCACCGCACCCCACCTGGGCGGTAAGTCTCCCTGGACCGGCGTGGATTCAAATACAGAAGCTAATGTGTTCTCGATGGTAATAGAGTTGCCGACAAGCGAGCTCGGCGCGAACCCGGAGATCCGGATCTGGGGGCGGTGCAGCGTGCGCGAGGATGGCAAGCTGCTTCATGTTGATCGCGCTGGCCACCCGAGTGTCAGCAGCTTCTTCAACACCGACGACACCAAATTGGAATACAATGCCAGCGAGCCGGTCAATGATCGCGAGCGCTGGATGGACCAGTTTGTTCACTTGATGGGGCATACGGGCAATTACACTCGCGAAGAAGCAATCGCCGCGATCGACGCTGATCGCATTCTGCCCGACATGCTGTGCTTTAATCCTTCTAAGCCCGCAAAGTATCCCAACGGCCGCGTTTTTACTGACGACGTCATCGATCATCGCCTCGCCTTCCTTTCCAAGGGCGATATTCCCCCCTCAGGCCTCAAGCCACATACCGACATTCTCAACGAGTTCCCGTACATTGGCACGCCGCATCAGAAGAAGAGCTAGCGGCACGGTCGCCTAACCCATCACTCCGGTGGACTCGCATCGTCTGTACCACCGGACGTCTCGTCACGACAATTAAGGAAATAGAGTGTGGGTGTACCGGACAACCAAGCCTAACAAGGCATGGCAGCGGACAGGTGAACGTCCCTGTTGCTGAGTTCAAGTCCTTTGCTGCCGCTGCATTTTGCCGTTAGGCTGCTAGATCTTGGTGATGACAGTTGCCTAAAAGCTACCTGTGAGTGTTTAAGATTGAGTCGGTTTTAAGACTGCTGCTGAGGCGGTGCTTTGAGATGAGAGTTTTAATCACAGGCTTTGAGCCGAATGATGATGGTTTGAATGCGTCAGGTAAGTTTATGTCTATTAGCGCAATCGCTGATCGCGTAGGTTGAGTTTTGTGCCTCAACCCAACATCCACAAACTTTAGCCAGTATTAAGTAATTCCTACTTACAGGTAAAAGACACAAGCTAACAACGCCCATGCACACTGCCCGCCGGGAAGTTATCTATTGAAATTCAAGGGTTATCTGCGGCGGGTGATGGGCAACTTTAGGTCTTCGGAGGGAATCTTATGTGGGATCAACGTTACGCTGTAGACGAATACATCTACGGAACTGAGCCAAATTCGTTCCTTGCAGAACATGCTGAGATGCTAAGGGGGCCTGTACTGTCATTAGCCGAGGGAGAGGGCCGAAACGGCGTTTTTCTCGCCTCGCTCGGATTGAAAGTACATGGTGTTGATGGATCGAATGTTGGGCTTGTCAAAGCACAAGCTTTAGCACGTTCAAGGGGAGTTGAAATCCAAACAGAGGTTGCCGATCTCGGAGTATTTGAACCAGTGGCGAATTATTACGGCTCGGT
The sequence above is drawn from the Leptolyngbya sp. FACHB-261 genome and encodes:
- a CDS encoding DUF4331 family protein, whose amino-acid sequence is MSNHFTGLNLGPPLGDQRLDLCDLYAFQSPTDSSRTVIILNANPTADALHPDAIYRLNIDNDGDCLTDIAISYVFSPPQNGMQTVSVFVAKGAESRSVEAVGTKIIADAEVSFDAKPNIVKSGAYTFFAGTRSDAFFFDFDGIKSLFDTSGGRNFTAPHLGGKSPWTGVDSNTEANVFSMVIELPTSELGANPEIRIWGRCSVREDGKLLHVDRAGHPSVSSFFNTDDTKLEYNASEPVNDRERWMDQFVHLMGHTGNYTREEAIAAIDADRILPDMLCFNPSKPAKYPNGRVFTDDVIDHRLAFLSKGDIPPSGLKPHTDILNEFPYIGTPHQKKS